CCGCTAACGGTGACCTCACCGCACGGGTAGATACGGACAGTATGAACGAGGCGATGGCGGAGGTCGGCGAGGACATCAACACGACGCTGGATGCGCTCGAAGACACCATTGCCGACATGAAGGCGTTCGCGGCCAACGTCATCCAGTCCAGCGACCGCGTCAACTCGAACGCGGAGCGGGTCGACCAGGCCAGCAAGCAAGTGTCGAAGTCGATAAACGAGATCTTCGAGGGGACGACAGAGCAAAACGAGGGGCTCGAATCGGCGGCCGCCGAGATGCAGAACCTCTCGGCGACCGCCCAGCAGGTCGCCTCCTCGGCCCAGCAGGTCGCGACCACCTCCCAGTCGGCCGCCGAAGTCGGTGAGGACGGCCGCGAAGCCGCCCAGGAGGCCATCGCGGAAATGAGCGCCATCGAGGACGAGACCGGCGAGACCGTCGAAGAGATCAACGCGCTCGACGACGAACTCGACGAGATCGGCGAGATCGTCGGCGTCATCACGAGCATCGTCGAGCAGACGAACATGCTCGCACTGAACGCCTCCATCGAGGCCGCCCACGCTGACGGTGACGGCGAAGGGTTCGCCGTCGTCGCGGACGAGATCAAGGGCCTCGCAGAGGAGACCAAAGAGGCCGCCGCCGACATCGAGCAGCGCATTGCGGGCATCCAAGAGCAGGCCGGCGACACGGTCGAGACGATGGAGTCGACCAGTAACCGGATTACTGAAGGCGTCTCGACGGTCGAGGAGACCGTCGACGCGCTGGAGACCATCGTCGAGTACACGGAAGAGGTCGACACCGGCATCCAGGAGATCGACCGGGCGACCGAGGAACAGGCCCGGACCGCACAGGACGTGATGGGTACCATCGACGACCTGACGACGATCAGTCAGCAGACGGCGACGGAGGCAGATACTGTGGCTGGCGCGGCACAGGACCAGTCCGCGTCCATCGACGAAGTGTCGGACTCCGCGACGGAACTCAGGCAGCGGGCTGACGACCTCGAATCGCTACTGGACCGCTTTACCGTCGAAAGCTCGGCCGGGACGGACACCGACAGCACGGCTGTGGTGGGGGACGACTAACAATGGCAACCATAACGACCTGGTTCACGCTGGGACTACTGGGTGAACTGCTCGGGACGGCCGTGCTGGCATACGGCTACACGCTCGTCCCCGAAGAGACGCGGAAGCGCTACCTCCTGTTGATAGCGATTCCCGGTATCGCCATCGTCGCCTACGCCCTGATGGCGCTCGGCTTCGGAGCGATGCAGAGCCAGGGCCACACGGTGTACGTGATCCGTTACGTTGACTGGCTGTTGACGACGCCGCTCAACGTCTGGTTCCTGGCGCTCCTTGCCGGTGCAAGCCGGGAGGACACGGTGAAACTCGTCGTCCTGCAGGCGTTGACTATCGTCTTCGGGTTCGCCGGCGCGGTCACGCCATCGCCGGTCAGCTACGTGCTGTTCGCGGTCGGCGCGGCGCTGTTCGGCGGCGTCATCTATCTCCTCTACGGGAACATTGCGGCGGCTGCGAAGTCGACCCTGTCCGACATAGAGATCAGCCTGTACCGCACGCTCCGGAACTTCGTCGTCGTCCTCTGGATGGTGTATCCGGTCGTGTGGCTGCTCGGTGCGGCAGGAGTGGGCCTCATGGACGTCGAGACTGCGACACTCGTGATCGTGTACCTCGACGTGGTCACGAAAGTCGGCTTCGGCGTCATTGCCTTGCTGGCAATGATGGACCTCGGCTCAGTCGGCGAGAGTGCCGAGGAGCCGACGGCGGTTGCAGGGGACTAGCGAGGGGCGCGAACGAAGCGAGGGGCGCGAACAGAGTGAGCGGCCCTCGTTGTCGCGAGCGGGGAGGAACGATCCGCGAGCAGTGAGCGGCCCTCGTTGTTGCGAGCGGCGACGGAAGGAGCCGTGAGCACTGAGTCGCCCTCGAAAATGCGAGCGGGGAGAGCGACCCGCAAGCACTGGGTCGGCCTCGTTGACGCGGTCGGCGGCGGAAAACCCGCGAGCGGTCCCGACTTTGCGAGAAACTCACGGCACGTCGTTGTGTCGCCTCAGCAGTGCCGGTCTTTCAGGACCGGTCCTCATTGACGCCACCAGACGGTTCTGCTTCGTCAGTCGCGTCGGTTGCCTCGGTCTCGTCTACGCTATCGAGTGCCTCCGGAAGCTGGTTCTCAATCAGCCAGAACGTCAACCGGTAGACGCCGTAGCCGAGCAGGACGAACAGCACTAAGTCGATGAGATACAGTTCGACGAACTCGAGGAGCGAGATTTCGCTGAGCGCGAGGTCACCGGACAGGATAAGAAACTCCAGCGTGGCGACGACGAACAGCGCGGGTGCAAAGAGGATCACGAGTCCGATAACGAGAATTGCGAGCCGTTTCTGTGCGGGCGAGACAGGCATACCTACGGTATTGGCGTCCAGACAGATAGTTCTGCACGCCTACCCAGCCAGTACCGGGCGGCTACGTTACACGACAGCTGTCAGCGCAGCGAATAAACGGCGACCAGAGAACGACGCTACTGCACAACAGGGAACGCGCCCGGTCAGTGGATGCCCATCGCTTCGATCTGCTCCTGATACCGGTTGCGGATGGTGACCTCTGTCACCTGGGCCACGTCGGCGACCTCGCGCTGGGTCTTCTTTTCGTTACAGAGCAGCGAGGCGGCGTAGATGGCCGCGGCGGCGTAGCCGGTGGGTGATTTCCCCGAGAGCAGGCCCTGCTCGGCGGTGGTGTCGATGATCTCGTTGGCCTTGGACTGGACTTCCTCGGAGAGTTCCAGTTCGGAGGCAAAGCGGGGCACGTACTGCTTGGGGTCGACCGGCTCCATCTTCAGTTCGAGTTCCTGGGCGACGTACCGATACGTCCGCCCGATCTCCTTCTGCTCGACCCGGGAGACGTCCGAGACCTCCTCCAGGCTCCGTGGGATACCTTCCTGTCGACAGGCCGCGTACAGACAGGCCGTGGCGACGCCCTCGATGGAGCGACCGCGGATGAGGTCCTCGTTGAGCGCGCGTCGGTAGATGACCGACGCGACCTCTCGAACCGACCGTGGCACACCGAGCGCGCTGGCCATGCGGTCGATCTCCGACAGCGCGAACTGCAGGTTCCGCTCGCCGGCGTCTTTGGTTCGGATGCGTTCCTGCCACTTCC
The genomic region above belongs to Haloarcula hispanica ATCC 33960 and contains:
- the sop2 gene encoding sensory rhodopsin II, whose product is MATITTWFTLGLLGELLGTAVLAYGYTLVPEETRKRYLLLIAIPGIAIVAYALMALGFGAMQSQGHTVYVIRYVDWLLTTPLNVWFLALLAGASREDTVKLVVLQALTIVFGFAGAVTPSPVSYVLFAVGAALFGGVIYLLYGNIAAAAKSTLSDIEISLYRTLRNFVVVLWMVYPVVWLLGAAGVGLMDVETATLVIVYLDVVTKVGFGVIALLAMMDLGSVGESAEEPTAVAGD
- a CDS encoding transcription initiation factor IIB, with amino-acid sequence MERPTRQRDSDQEEREEESESTGQQTCPECESESISSDGGGELVCEDCGLVIEDENIDRGPEWRAFNHSERQSKSRVGAPTTQTMHDKGLTTQIDWKDKDAYGRSLSSEKRSQMHRLRKWQERIRTKDAGERNLQFALSEIDRMASALGVPRSVREVASVIYRRALNEDLIRGRSIEGVATACLYAACRQEGIPRSLEEVSDVSRVEQKEIGRTYRYVAQELELKMEPVDPKQYVPRFASELELSEEVQSKANEIIDTTAEQGLLSGKSPTGYAAAAIYAASLLCNEKKTQREVADVAQVTEVTIRNRYQEQIEAMGIH